The genomic stretch GAGTCTCCCAGCCGGATGGGCTCCCCGGGGTACTCCTCCACGCTCGTCCCCAGGTTCACCAGCGGCTCCAGCGCCGAGGACGTCCCCTGGGCCGCCCACAGCTGCGAGCCTCCCGCCTGGTTGCGAATGAAGACGAGCCGCGGCCCCAGCCCCGCCAGGAGGTTCAGCGACGAGTCCTCCACGCCGGGCGTCAGGTCGGCGAACAGGTACGTTCCCGCGGCCGTCCCGTCACTCACCCAGAGCTCGCGGCCGTGCGACGGCTCCGCCGCGACGAAGAAGAGTTGATCCGCCGTGGGCGTCAGTTGCGCGAGGCTCCCTGCCGGGGGCATGGGGAACTCCTGGATGGCGAAGGTCCCTGGCTCGGTCCCATCGCTCCGCCACAACGACGGAGGGCCATTCTGGCGAACGAGCGAGAAGTACAGCTGCCCCTGGAACTCGACCATGTTCGAGGGTCCATCCCACCGGGTCGCGCCCGTTCCCGGTGGGAGGACTTGCTTGACCCGATGGGCAGTGCCCACATCGAAGGAGCACGCCTGCCCGGCCGCTTCGGCACCCTGCCCCCCATACGCCATGAGCGAGAAGGCGGCCACCAGCGTCCCCTTCCGCCCCCACCGCCCCAGCCCACCCTTGCGCCCACCGCCCACCTTCGCCGCTGCCTGTCGCATGCCGCCCCTCCCCCAATGAAAAGTGCTGCGTGGGAGAACGCATGGCGATGCGACGCTGGACGAAGGATTCGGCACGGGAGGAGATGCCGTCCGCCAATGGACATCTCCTGGGTGGACGCCCTGCTTGGTGGTTGGGGCTGGACGGACTAGAACCGGTGGCTTTCCGGGAGCCCCCCTTGAAGACCCCGTGGTGGACGAGCGCAGGCAGGCACCAGGCCCCCCGCGGGCGTGCCCTGCCCGGGCTCGCCCTGCTCCTGGCGCTGGCCTGCAACAAGCCTCAGGAAGCGGCTGTCCCCACGGCGGCCCTGTCCCCGGCCCGGATCGCCGCCGCGGCGGATCTCTCCGTGGCCTTCGAGGAGATGGGCCAGGCGTACGAGCAGCTCCACCACGAGAAGGTCACCCTCATCTTCGGCGCGTCGGGAACGCTCGCCAAGCAGCTCAGCCAGGGCGCGCCGTATGACGCCTTCTACTCCGCGAATGCCGCCTTCGTGGACGAGACCATCGCGGCGGGAAGCTGTGACGCCAGCACCAAGGCCCGCTACGCCCAGAGCCATCTGGTGCTCTGGACCCGAGGGAAGCAGGCGGACACCGCCCCCAAGAGCCTGGCCGAGCTGGAGGACCCTCGCTTCGTGAAGATCTCCATCGCCCACCCCGAGCACGCCCCCTATGGCCGCGCCGCCAAGGAAGCGCTGGAGAAGAGTGGGCTGTGGGAGAAGCTGCGGCCCCGGATGGTCCACGCCGACAACGTCAAGCACGCGCTCCAGTTCGCCCAGACGGGCAACGCCGACGCCGCCATCGTGCCCCTGCCCCTGGTCCTCTCCCTTCAGGACGGGCAGTACACGCTCCTGGACAAGGGCCTCTACACGCCGGTGGAGCAGACCTCGGTGCGCTGCAAGAACGGCGGCAATCCCGAGGGGGCGCAGCGCTTCGCGGCCCTCCTCCAGTCCGAGCAGGGCCGGGCCCTCATGCAGCGGCACGGCTTCATCCTCCTGGATCCCTGAGCGGCCGGCGCATGGATTGGAGCCCCCTCGTCCTGTCCTTCGAGGCCGCTGCCCTCGCCACCCTGCTGACCGCCGTGGTGGGCATCGGCCTGGGCGCGTTGCTCGCGAGCTGGCGGTTCCCCGGCCGAGAGCTCCTGGACGTGTTGTTCACCGCGCCCATGGTGCTGCCCCCCACGGTGCTCGGGTACTACGTGCTCGTCGTCATCGGCCGGGGCACGTGGATCAGCACCGTTTATGAGCGGCTCGTGGGCAGCCCCAT from Stigmatella aurantiaca encodes the following:
- the modA gene encoding molybdate ABC transporter substrate-binding protein, with translation MKTPWWTSAGRHQAPRGRALPGLALLLALACNKPQEAAVPTAALSPARIAAAADLSVAFEEMGQAYEQLHHEKVTLIFGASGTLAKQLSQGAPYDAFYSANAAFVDETIAAGSCDASTKARYAQSHLVLWTRGKQADTAPKSLAELEDPRFVKISIAHPEHAPYGRAAKEALEKSGLWEKLRPRMVHADNVKHALQFAQTGNADAAIVPLPLVLSLQDGQYTLLDKGLYTPVEQTSVRCKNGGNPEGAQRFAALLQSEQGRALMQRHGFILLDP